From the Spartinivicinus poritis genome, the window TTTCCTTTAGGCTTTCGCAAACATGTTTTTGGCTTGTTAGGTGAACTTTATCCTAAGGCTGATTGGGCACCAAGGGTCTTAAGAGCAAAAACCACTTTTCAATCGTTAGCGCGAACACCACTAGAGGCGTATTTGCATTCAGTTTCCTTGCTCAATCACCAGCAGCGTAGAGAATTATTTAGTAGTAATCTGAAGCGGGAGCTACAAGGATATCACTCACTTGAAGTATTTAAACGACATGCAGCCAATTGCCAAACTGAGGATATGCTGTCGTTAATCCAGTACCTAGATATGAAAACCTATTTGGTTGGGGATATTTTAACCAAAGTTGATCGGGCTAGTATGGCGCACTCTTTAGAGGTGAGAGTGCCTCTGCTCGATCATAAATTAATTGAGTGGTCTAGCCATCTTCCATCTTCTATTAAATTAAAAGGGCAGGAAGGAAAATATATTCTGAAAAAAGCGTTAGAGCCTTACTTGTCGGATAATATTTTATACCGGGATAAAAAGGGGTTTGCTGTGCCATTAGCTAAGTGGTTTAGAGGGCCTCTAAAAGATAAGCTTAAACATGCCTTGCTGGGTGAACGCATGTTGGATAGTGGTTATTTCGATCCAGATTATTTAACTCGCTTAGTCAGCCAGCACCAAAGTGGATTACGTGATCACAGTGCATCATTATGGGCGCTACTCATGTTTGAAGCCTTTTTAAGGCAAGTAGTTGATGAGTCTAAGGCTGTGGCTCAGGTGGCATAACAATGCGTGTATTACATATTCTTGATCATTCAATACCATTGCATAGTGGTTATACTTTTCGTACACGTTCTATTTTATTACATCAGCGACAGTTGGGTTGGGAAACCTTTCATTTAACTAGTCCTAAGCAAGGGACAGTGTCATTATTGCAGGAGACAGTTGACGGATTAGACTTTTACCGTACCCCACCATTATCTCATTGGCTAAGTAAAATCCCTGTGGTTAGTCAACTAGCAATTATTCCAATATTAGCTAAACGAATTCAGCAAGTAGCACAGGAAATAAAGCCAGACTTAATCCATGCCCACTCGCCAGCGTTAAATGGTGCGGCAGCCTGGCTGGCGGGTAAAAAGTTAAATATTCCTGTTGTGTATGAAGTGAGAGCTTTTTGGGAAGATGCGGCGGTTGATCATGGCACCTCTGTAGAAGGGGGAATACGATATAAATTGACCCGGGCACTAGAGACATTTGTGTTAAAGCGAGTACAAGGATTAACTACCATTTGTGAAGGACTGAAGTTGGAAATGACTGGACGAAGCCAAGACCTAGTGCCTGTTACAGTCATCCCCAATGCAGTGGATACTGAACGGTTTCAACCATTACTCGAAAAACAGCACGCTATTTTAACTAAACACCAGTTGCAGGATAAGTTGGTATTGGGCTTTATTGGCTCTTTTTATGCCTATGAAGGCTTGGACACCCTCATTAAAGCCATGCCTGAACTGGTTGCTGCAATACCCAACAGTTGTTTGCTATTGGTGGGAGGTGGCCCTGAAGAAGCAAAATTAAAGGAAATGGCTGCCAATAGCCCCGTCGAAGATAAAATAATTATGGTTGATCGGGTGCCCCATAACCAGGTGCAAGATTATTACAGTGTAGTAGATTTGTTTGTTTACCCTCGTAAGTCAATGCGGTTAACGGAGTTGGTTACGCCTTTGAAGCCACTTGAAGCAATGGCGCAGCATAAGTTAGTTGTTGCATCTGATGTGGGTGGGCATCGTGAACTGATTCAACATGGTCATAATGGACTGTTGTTTAAAAAAGATGATACAAGTGACCTGGTTGCGAAAATTAAAGCGATTCAAACTAATCGTGAACAATGGCAACAAATATTACAAAATGGGCGTCACTATGTAGAAACGGAGCGTACCTGGGAACGTAGTGTCAGTCATTATCAGAATGTTTATCAGCAAGCATTAGCCCAAATGGCCAGTTAACATTATAAATGAAAACAGTCAATCAGCTGTTAATTCAACATTTACAAGACCCATAAGTTTTCACATCTGCTTATATGAGAGTACTAGTGTTTACTGCCCTGTATCCTAATGCTTTGCAGCATCGCCATGGGGTTTTTATTGAAAACCGTACTCGACAATATGTCGCTAACACAGGTAATCAAGCAACTGTAGTGGCTCCTGTGCCTTGGTTTCCTCTTTCCCATTCGTGTTTTGGCCAATACGCTGTCTACAATAAGATACCTACTGAAGAAAACCGCCATGGAATTCAGGTTTATCATCCTCGGTATGTCAATATTCCGAAAATAGGCATGAATATTCAGCCTAAACTGATGTTTGAAGCTGCTAAGCGATTTATAAAACAGTTAATAAACCATGGTTTGGAGTTTGATGTCATTGATGGCCATTACTTTTATCCTGATGGTGTGGTGGCTGCTTGGTTAGGACAATATTTTAATAAACCAGTTGTTATTTCAGCTCGAGGCCAAGATATTAGTTTTATACCTCAATATGAAAAGCCACGGAAGTTAATACAGCAGGCAGCGAAACAAGCGAGCCATTTAATTGCTGTATGTGATGCATTAAAACAACAAATGTTATCACTGGCTATTGATACCCCAATTGATGTGTTGTTGAATGGGGTTGATTTGCAGTTGTTTCAGCAACTTGAAAACCGTCAGCAACTTCGCCAACAGTTAGGGCTAAATCGATTTACGTTGCTATCTGTGGGGAATATGATTGAGTTAAAGGGGCATCATTTAGTAATAGAAGCACTAACAAAGCTGCCTGACGTGGAACTAGTGTTGATTGGCGAAGGGCCTGAAAAAGCAAAATACCAGAAGCTTGCTGATACACTAGGAGTCTCTGAACGGATAACGTTTTTGGGGAATATACAGCAAAAGCAGCTGGTAGATTACTATAATGCAGCTGATGTATTAACCTTAATATCCCGAAGAGAAGGGTGTCCTAACGTACTATTGGAATCGATGGCCTGTGGTAACCCTGTTATTGCCAATAATGTGGGAGGGGTGAGTGAGTTAGTCACAAGTCCGGTAGCCGGAACGTTATTGGCAGAGCGTTCTATTACCGCTATTGTTAAAGCTGTAAACGACCAGCAATTGTCTCCAGCACCAAGAGCGTCAGTGAGAGCTTATGCAGAGCAGTTTAGCTGGCCACAAGTGAGTGCAGCACAACAGGCGATTTTTGAGCAGGTTGTTAATGCGTTTGATAATAGCCAGACTTGTTCAGTTAGCTAATCATCTGTTGCTGATTGCTTCACTACCGATTGGGCGACGGCCATGCATTAAATATTTAATGTTTTGGGTATAATTAGCCAGTTTTTTTATTTTTCTGGCCAGTTCACCAACGCCATGTAATTCAGCTTCAAACTGAATTTCTGCTAAATTTTCGCCATCTAAAATTCGGTCAAGTGCCAATAGTTGGCTGCGACTATTCACAAACCCAGATTGACAAGTTGTAGCACTGGTAATACCTGCTTGTTGTAACCAAGACCAATGTTGCAGATCCCACTCACCGCTTGGGTAACAAAAATGATTGAGATGCCCTGACTTAATTCGAGTTAATGCTTGTCTGTTTTCGTTTATTTCTCTTATGGTTCCTTCCTCTGAAAGTGGGAGTTGGTGACGATGGGTATGCAGCTGTATATCAATTAAGCCATCAAGAGGGTCAGAGAGCTGATCGTCTGTCATTAATGTAAATAACTTTTCGTCTCTAATTCGTTGATAATCTTCTCCAAGCATATGACCAATAGCTTCTGCTAATGCTTCTCTAAATTCATTATGCTCAGCTTCATTACCTAGCTTAATGAGTTGTTGCATTAATTCATAACGGTTATTGCTAAAACTAATGGTGTTATCACCTACTAGGCTTTGAATGATGCTTAAATCAAGTGTCGAATGTTTGCTTCGCCAAAACATATATTGTACTGCTAGTTGAAATACTGGGGTTTGTTTTGTTTGGAAGTAACTGGTGATATAAACAGTAGCAGGTAATTTAAAGAATTTTAGCACTGGATAAGCAAGCTGGTAGACGCTTTGAAAACCATCATCAATGGTAATAACTGCATTTAAGCCTCTAAGTTGATTAGCTTTTAGCTGGCTAATGGCATCATCAAGTGATAATACGCGATAACCTGTTGATAGCAGCATCTCCAAGCGTTTACGAAAAGTAGCTTGTTTTTGAAAGAGTGATGGACGAAACTGGCATTCATCCTTTAATTCAAAAGCATGGTAGCATAAAATTAATAGCTTATTTTTAGCAAATGGTTTAGTTAGCTGAAATGCCCCCATTCGCTTTAATGCTTGTAAATAATCTAACTTATTCATTGCTGGCTGCTGTTAAATAATCGGGTAACTGTTGAGATTTTGTTTCGTTATTAAAATGATGCTTGTAATGCAAGGAACCAATATACTCAAAGTTGTTTTTTTCAATTAACTGCTGAAGAGAGAGGTTATCTGCTCTTACGACAGTAAATAACTGTTTGGCTTTATATATGGAAAAAGCATCATTAATCTGCTGTTGGATGCAGTGGTGGTATAACGTTTGATCTTGAACTGTAGGGGGAGTGTAAAAACTATGTATTATAGCGCTATTGGCAGGGAAAGTTATTTTTTGTTTTACTTCATTAAAGTAAGCTTGGCTGGTATTGGGTGTTAGCCATGCGCATGCCATTAATTTATAGCTATTGACATAGCTATAAGGGATTTCCCCTTCCTCTAGCCTTTGGCTACATTCAGTTAAAAACTGTTGTCGACTTTGCCAGTCAAACTCCGGGCTGAACTTGGTTAAGTTATGTAAGCTAAATGTATTAAAAGTAACTGTCGTATTATTGTTATCAGGGTTTACATCTGGATTTTTAGTGTTAGTATTTGACTCATTTTTGAATTGATAAACTCTTAGTTCGACGTCGCAATAATATTGCTCGACTATTGCCTTTAATGCTTTAGTTGAGGTGAGCTTATGAGGTAGTGATAGGATGCTGTGATAACGTTTAGAAGTGAATCCAATTTGTGTGCTTGAACGTTTAATAGTATTGGCTGTATGTTGCACTTTTTCATATCTTTGCTTGTGTTTAATGTTACTAAAATAAACAAGCTCTACCATGTTGTCGTATTCATTAGTAAACTGCTTTTTCCATGGGTCGTTACCGGGGGTTAAATCCAGGTATTCATAACCTTCTTCTAGTAAATGCTCTGCTAGCCATAACAGGTGAAGTTCACTGGGTGAGTACTGTGTGTATTGAGGAGCAAAGCATAATATGCCTAAATGAAGCGTATTTTTACTGATAAAGCCAAGCTGAGCTGAGACTAACTGTTCATTCAGCCATAATCCGGTTAAATGGAGCTGATTGGTTAGTGTTTGGCAAAGTGTTGTGAAAAATTGAAATTTAGCTGTGTCCTGGCTAAAAGGAAGAAAGTTATTTATTGCTCCTTGATGAAAGTCGTAAAGAGGAACCAACTGTTTAAACAAGCTTATTTTGGCTTGAGGCTCAGTTACATGAGCAAATTTAAGTTCACCTAAGTTTTTTAAATGATTGGTGTTATTTTTATTACTTTCTTTTGCTAATGCTTGCTTAATATCATTGGCATTTAGCTTCATGAGAGGGCGCTGGTAATTATTGATTATTAGATGTTCAGTAAGGCCAGTATCTTTTTCTAGTGTATGAGTAAGTATTGATTTTGGGAGATGCTTTAAGCTTAACTGGCTGTCAGGGAATACTTGTTGTATGTCAGTAACCAGGGCAGAGAAAAAATCATACTGTTTTTCTGGTGTTGTTAGCCAGGCTTGATATTCTGCTTGGTGATTACCTGCCGCTGTAATCTGGTTGCCCCTAATACAGAGTGGTAAACAAGCTACCAGCTGATTGTTATCATACCCTAATGAAAAGGCTAAGTCATAATTATGGTGATAAGCTTGCCACCAACTGTTCACATAAGGCTGAGACTGAAAAGAATAGGCTATAGAAGATTGATTATATAATTGTTGCCACTGGTTAATAAATTGTTGGTTTGTCAGTAGTTGCTCTGCAGCAAGGCCAGTAACGAGCGATGTATCCATGATGATTAATTGCCTGGTTTGTTATTATTAAGGATATTAATTTTGTGGCGTTAAGTACGAGTTGGGTCTTATCCTATTTTCTTGACTCAATATTTCAAAGGGATAAATACAGTATACTGCACGACGAAATAAAAATCATAGTGGTCAGCGGTATTATCGTTTTACTGAAATATAAGCCTTTAATGTGAATATTTACATTTGTATTGCAAACTTTAAAGCTAGGGCTAAAGATTGGTTTGTAAGTGGTTGCATTGTCTGGGCGATTTAATAGCTCTATATTTTTGAAAGAAACCTTTAATTGAAAAATAATGACTATAAATAGTTAGGGGTGTTTGGTGTGAGTTTTTACAACACCTAAAATGGTTGGTAATTGATGAGTTTGAAAATGGCTTTATAAGCTACTATTAACTAGTAAACTTTTAAAAGGGCTATGAGAAGTTAGTAAGTCTAATGCATTATATTGTGCTTGTTTAAATGACGGTTAAAGATCGATTGCTTTATGCGTGACTTATTGGTTTCAGCTATTATATTTGCTGCCATTCCTTATATTCTCATGAACCCACATGTGGGCATTTATTTTTCAGCGTGGATTGGTTACATGAATCCACACCGATTAGGGTGGGGGTTTGCTTATAATTTTCCATTTGCATTTGTTGTTGCTATTGTTACCATCCTTGCCTTTTTATTTTCTAAAGAGAATAAAAAGTTACCATTAACTTCAGTGACAGTAGTATTAATTCTATTCATTTTTTGGATGGGAGTCAGTACGGCGCTGTCTATTTACCCTGATTTGGCATGGAAAAGTTATACTGATGTACTAAAAATTCAATTCCTGATTTGTCTTTCCATGATTCTGATTCAGAGCAAAAAGAGAATTCAGACTCTGGTATGGATTATTGCGTTTTCTATTGGTTTTTTTGGTATTAAAGGTGGCCTTTTTTCAATACTCTCGGGTATGCAATATCGTGTGTGGGGCCCCCCTGGGTCTGTAATTACAGGTAATAATGAACTAGGTATTGCACTGTTAATGGTAATCCCATTATTTGTGTATCTTTTTTCGACCAGCAGTAATAAATGGGTAAAACAGTTGCTGCTGGGATCTATTCTACTTTGTATCGTATCAGTGATCAGTACTTTCTCCAGAGGTGCTTTTCTAGCCTCTCTATGTATGTTTGCATTCTTATGGACAAAAAGTAAATATAAGTTGCCAATCGCTATGGCTGGTTTGCTTGGATTATTCGTATTGGTGCCTCTGGTTCCAGATCACTGGGTTGAGCGGATGGGTTCAATTCCTTTTGTAGGACAATATATTACCCAGTCAGAAGAAACGACGGAGATAGATGAGTCTGGCAAAGGGCGGCTCAGTGCTTGGACTATGGCCTATAATATTGCTAAAGCAAGGGTGACTGGAGGAGGGTTTAATTGCTGGACACCAGAAAACTTCTTACTTTATTCAGACCCTACACGGGTATTTGATGCCCATAGTATTTATTTTGAAGTGTTGGGAGAGCAAGGATTTCCAGGGTTATTTTTGTTCTTATTGTTGTATTTGCTTGCCTGGCGAACAGGAAGTTGGATCATTCGTCACACAAATGATCAAACCAACATGCTATGGGCGAATCAGTTGGCTAAAATGATTCAAGTGAGCTTTGTGGCTTATGCAACGGGTGGTGCATTTTTAGGTTTAGGCTATTTTGACTTACCCTACCATTTGGTTTGTTTGTTGGTTGTAACGCAACTGTGGGTGAAGAAAGAGTTGGCTAAGCCAGTTGAGGTGAACCAGGCATCAATAGCAAAGTTTTCCACGGAACCACCAATATCAACGCAAAAATGGCCTTGGGAAAAGTAGTTACATGAAGTTGAAATCGTCTCCAGTCATGCGTCGCTCCCTTCAGTGGGTAGCTCAAGGGTTAAGTCAATTTGCTAGTCAGAAGAGGCTAGCGATCTTGATTTATCATCGGGTTTTAGCTGAGCCTACAGGAAGAGGAGCTAGTATTATTGATGCGAGCACCTTCCGATGGCAGATGGACTTGATCAGAGAGCACTTTAATGTGCTGCCTTTTAGCGAGGCGCTAGAGTTGTTGCAGCATAACAATCTACCACCCAGAGCTGTTGCGGTGACCTTTGATGATGGTTATGCAGATAATGCGACAGTAGCACTGCCTATCTTGCAGGAGCTACAAATACCAGCCACTTTCTTTATTGCTACAGGTTTTCTGAATGGTGGCTGTATGTGGAATGATCAGGTTTCAGAGTCTATCTATCACACAGACCAAACGGATATCTCATTAACTGATTTAAGGCTGCAAAATCTCTCTCTACACTCCATGGCTGATCGAGATCAAGCCACGCAATATTTATTAAAACAACTAAAATATCGATCGTTTGAACAACGCCAACAATTGGTGGCAGAAGTTGTAAAACGGTCCGGTGTAGTGTTGCCAAAAGACTTGATGATGACTTCAAGTCAGGTCAAACAGTTACATCAAGCTGGCATGGAAGTGGGAGCACACACTTGTAATCACCCGATACTTCAAAAGGTGAATAAACAGCAGGCAGAAAAAGAGATTGCTGATAGTAAACAACAGTTAGAGGCTATTATTGGTGAGCCTGTTACATTATTTGCTTACCCTAATGGCAGACCTAAACAAGACTATGGTATTGAGCATGTGAAAATGATGCGACGGTTGGGGTTTAAGGCGGCTGTAACAACCGCCTGGGGTGTGGCAACTGCTCATAGTGACATATATCAGCTACCTCGCTTTATGCCTTGGGATAAACAGCCTGATAAGTTTATGGCGAGGCTAGTGTTTCAATATCGCAGGACTCATCCAGAGCTAGCAGCTTAGCAGTTGCTTAATCTATATGGGTTTTTAACCAGCTACCTAAAGTCATTAACAACCAAATCAGTTCACCATAATAAGCACTATGACCTTGTTGATGCATGGCTTTAGCGTTAACTAAAAAGTCAGGGTTAAAATAGGGCTGATCTGCCAGGTAGTCGATAGCTTCATAAGCCATTGATTGTAAGGGCTGATGATCTTTGGTCCACACTCCAAAAGGTAAGCCAAAGCCATGTTTAGATTTATTGATAATCGCATCGGGTAAAAAGCCTTTAACCGCCTGTTTATAAATACCTCGTAGTTGAGTTAAGTTCACTTTAAGGTTTGAGGGAATAGTACACGACAGATCAACCAGTTCGTCATCTAGCATGGGGTAGCGTACGTCGATACCTGCCAAATAACACATACGATTGACTTTAGGTAAATCATTATCAGCCAGGGTGCGTTTCCAGTCTAAAAACAACATTCGACTGATGTAGTCAGCTTGATCTGGTTGCTGGTAGGTCTGTTGGATCTCACGTAAAGGCAGTTGAATATCAATGTCTTGTAAGAATGTTGAGCTAAATATTTCTGTTGGGCTATGGCGGTGTAGGAAGTTGTATGTTTCCAGGCGATCAGGTAATGGAATATTAGCCTGATCAATATAGCTGTGTGCTTTGCCTCCTAGCGGCAATCTACTAAACCAAGGCTGACGAACCACAGGTTCTAATGCACGCTGACGCAGTAAGCCTGGAATATGCTGGTATAGCTCAAAAATGATTTGTTTTTGGTAGCGAGTATTACCGGCAAAAAGTTCGTCACCGCCATCACCTGCCAGCATTATATCAACTCCATGTTGTTTAGCCAGTTTGGCGCAAAAATAAGCAGGCAAAGCAGAAGAGTTACCAAATGGTTCATCAAAGCCAGTGATCACCTGCTGGTAATGACTAAGAATATCTTCTGGTTGAATAAAGTATTCGTGTTGCTCCGTGTTAAAGTGCTTTGCTGCAAGACGGGCGTATTCAATTTCGTTATATTTTTCGACAGGAAAGCCGATGGAAAAGGTTTTTGCAGGTTGGCTGCTTAACTCACTCAGTAAGCCTGATACTGTTGAGCTATCCAACCCCCCGCTTAGAAAACTGCCGACGGTGCCTTGTTGGCTTGCACGGGAAACAGCGCTTTTCAGGGTACTAAGAATAAGTCCTGCAAGTTCGCTATCAGTTAATTGATTTTTGTCAGTAAACAGAGGAGACCAGTAATAACCTTTATTGAACTGCCCTGATTGATAGCAAATATACTGTGCTGGCTCTAGTTTATATAAACTGTCGTAAATGGTGCCAGGGCTGGGAATCATATGGAAATAAAGGTAGTTGTAGATTGCCTGGTTACACAGTGCTGTATGGCTATCTGGGTGGTTTTTTATAACTGAAGCAAAACTACCAAAAAAAAGTTGATTGTTGTGTAACTGATAATAAACAGGCTGAGTCGCCATTCGGTCTGTAGCTAAGATAAAAGTATCTTGTTGGTGATCGTATAAAAATAGACTGAACTGGCCATGTAGTTTACTTAAGCAATTTAAACCAATGGCCTGATAAGCTGTGATGGCAGCAATAGCTGGGTTTTGCTTGTTGCTGATGTGATTGTAGGGGGCTTCTACCCACTGGGGGCAGCCATTAATCAATACTGTAATGCTATCTTGTTGAGCTACGTGACTGGTATTATCAGCTGTGTTAATGAGAGCAAGATTGGTGTTAACAAACGTCTCTAGAGCGTGGTGTTTGGGACAAGGTAGTATAGCCTTTAGTGTTTCGACAGCACTACCTTCATTAAGTGGATGAGGGGTTAGCCAACCACCAAATGGAATCATGGGACATCCTTTATGACAAGCAATAAAAGTATTAATTTTTCAAGCAAGTAAACCGGTTCAATGGCCAAGCATGTCAATATTAATATCTGCCAGCATTATAATAGCTGGGTTACCAGACGCCGGCATCACTCAATTTTTGCTTAAGCCCAGCAAGTGGGTATCCTTGCTGGTAAGCTTTTTGAGCATGGTTTTTGGCTTCTTGCAGTTTCTTCATGTCAATGTAAAGCAAGCCCAGATTATAATGAAGCTCAGCAAAATTAGGAGAGAGTTGTAGGCCTCTTTGGTATTTTTTTAGTGCTTCATCATGTTTTTGCTTTTTATGTAAGTAAATACCATACAACATGTGAACTACAGCATCACTTGGCTTGAACCGTAAAGCTCGGTCAAAAAAGCACTCGGCTGACATATGGTTCTTACTGTATTCAGTATCAGGTCGAGTGTAATACCTGACAACGGCAAATAGGGCTCGATGGTGGTTAGGAAATGCGCGTAAAGTATAAGTAATATCACCCAATACGTGACCAGTCATACCTTTGTTTAAAGATTCGACATCTCGGTTAAAGTGAAACTGTTCGACAATAGGTAGTCTGTATTTAAAATGCTCTGGGTTGGTGTAGTCATATGGGCCATATTGGTTTGTTAAACTGCCGCATTCAAATTCACCTGCCCAGCTGTTAGTTAAAAAGAGTGCTGTAAATACTAACCATTTAGCTTGCATAAATAATCCCTCAAAGTGAATACCCACATAATCTTATGCAAAAAATTTTCCATGGTTTTACCGTAAGAGTGGTTAACTCAAAATTTTAGTATTTAAGAGTTAGTATATAAGAACTCGAATAGTAGCTAAAGATGATACATAAAAAATAGGTTGGGTGTTAGCTCTGAATACGACAGTTCAACTATGCCTGAGAAATTATTTTTTAGTAAAATAGAAAAAAAAGATAAATAAAATACTGGGTATATTTTGTGATGTACAGATGCATAAAACAGAGGGAATAATGTAAATCAGTTAATACTTACGTTGTATCGCTGAAATAGTAATTCAAGTGTACACACTCGGTTAAACTGTTTATTGTCTTTGACTTTATCAATTTTCACATAATGGGCAAGGTAAGGAAACTCAATATTAAGAAGTTGGCTTAAATATTCTGAAGTTAAATAGTAAGGTCGTTGTAATGGCATACGTTGATGTTTTATTCGATATGTTAGTTGCCTTAGTTTAGGGGGGCGCATAGTCATAAGTGAATCTTTAAGCTTGCGTTTTAATGGTGGTGGAGCTGCGAAATGATGACCATAATCTGACGGGTAGCTAGCTAGTATGGGGTCAACGTTAAAAATCATTTTTGCTGCTAAAATACCATACTTTTTCCACTTGATGGGGACATTAACAGCTGTTACTACACTGTTCATTTCCATAAATGGAGTGAGTGTCAACCCAAAACGATTGTTAAGACTGTTATTGCGACCAGCCCAAAATCGGCAGCAAAAAGCAGGATATAAATATTCGATGGATGTGCGGTTTAATCGGTTACTGGTTTGGTTGAGGGAGGCTTTTATTTTGTCTGCAAGCTGGCGGTGATATTCTTGAAGCTGAAATACAGATTGGCACATGGCAGGATCAAGCTGATTAAAAAAACTCCATAAAAACTGCTGAACGGTGTAGGACCGATCAGGTAGATAAAAGTAGTTACGGTAGATTTCACCACCATCACCATTGAGTGTTAGTCGTCCCCCTTCGCTACGGTGCTTGCGGGTAACTAAGTCCTGGCCGTTTCCCCATACCCCATCAATAGGGTAGCCATCGAATAGGTAAAATGCTTGATTAACCTGCTCGGCGAGATCGGCGGGTGAAAGTGGTGGTGGCTGCTGTTTATCTATTTGCTGTAAAGGCAAGCCTTCTTGGTCGCAAATTGTTCTTGCAATTTGAGTATGCAAGTCTGTGCTTTTTCCATAAACATACAAATGCGGGGTAGTGCCTTGTTCTCTTAGTAAAGCCAATATTAACCGGGAGTCATAGCCCCCTGCCAAGGCAGTGTCAATTTCGTTACCAAAGCATTGGTTAATCACAGAAAACTGCTCCCTAAGATTAGCAACACTATCTTCAACCAAAATATCCAATGGTCCATAAGCTGCTTTAAATCGGGGGTGGCAAGCTCGGTAGTCGGTTTTATTGGTTGGTATCAGTTGATAAAGCCAGTGAGGCTCTAAAGTGGCTATTTGGTTAATGACTGTTTCTGTGCCATAAGTGGCCCCTTG encodes:
- a CDS encoding asparagine synthetase B family protein, producing MIPFGGWLTPHPLNEGSAVETLKAILPCPKHHALETFVNTNLALINTADNTSHVAQQDSITVLINGCPQWVEAPYNHISNKQNPAIAAITAYQAIGLNCLSKLHGQFSLFLYDHQQDTFILATDRMATQPVYYQLHNNQLFFGSFASVIKNHPDSHTALCNQAIYNYLYFHMIPSPGTIYDSLYKLEPAQYICYQSGQFNKGYYWSPLFTDKNQLTDSELAGLILSTLKSAVSRASQQGTVGSFLSGGLDSSTVSGLLSELSSQPAKTFSIGFPVEKYNEIEYARLAAKHFNTEQHEYFIQPEDILSHYQQVITGFDEPFGNSSALPAYFCAKLAKQHGVDIMLAGDGGDELFAGNTRYQKQIIFELYQHIPGLLRQRALEPVVRQPWFSRLPLGGKAHSYIDQANIPLPDRLETYNFLHRHSPTEIFSSTFLQDIDIQLPLREIQQTYQQPDQADYISRMLFLDWKRTLADNDLPKVNRMCYLAGIDVRYPMLDDELVDLSCTIPSNLKVNLTQLRGIYKQAVKGFLPDAIINKSKHGFGLPFGVWTKDHQPLQSMAYEAIDYLADQPYFNPDFLVNAKAMHQQGHSAYYGELIWLLMTLGSWLKTHID
- a CDS encoding tetratricopeptide repeat protein → MQAKWLVFTALFLTNSWAGEFECGSLTNQYGPYDYTNPEHFKYRLPIVEQFHFNRDVESLNKGMTGHVLGDITYTLRAFPNHHRALFAVVRYYTRPDTEYSKNHMSAECFFDRALRFKPSDAVVHMLYGIYLHKKQKHDEALKKYQRGLQLSPNFAELHYNLGLLYIDMKKLQEAKNHAQKAYQQGYPLAGLKQKLSDAGVW